The following are encoded in a window of Streptomyces sp. Go-475 genomic DNA:
- a CDS encoding ornithine cyclodeaminase family protein produces the protein MTADDRTLRILSTSDIAGIEISLNDVVDVVEQAYRTLADGRSANPRKLTVKPEDGHSVSYAMLGRDGVREVVAIKTSYKHGLDKSRDEQHYYTTLTIYDDVTGLPVAMMDCGRIGSLRTPAVSALLARECARPGARSALVIGTGTQGRLALPFLLTTLPDLDRLMVYGTHPDGLAAVRERLHHYFPEREVEVVDDVRAAAADADVVVATAGQHTPAAVEAADLKPGALSILVGHGIAPSTLHEADRVVATSEAQMKVTGTDMADADGTFPPVDAEFPEVVAGRAEGRRSADERIFAYNSGLVVTDIALGHRFAQLAVEQGLGTRVPLWQ, from the coding sequence GTGACCGCGGACGACAGGACCCTGCGCATCCTCAGCACCAGCGACATCGCCGGCATCGAGATATCACTGAACGACGTGGTGGACGTCGTCGAGCAGGCCTACCGCACGCTCGCCGACGGCCGGTCGGCCAACCCCCGCAAGCTCACCGTCAAACCGGAGGACGGCCACTCCGTCTCGTACGCCATGCTCGGCCGGGACGGCGTCCGCGAGGTCGTCGCGATCAAGACCTCGTACAAGCACGGCCTGGACAAGTCGCGCGACGAGCAGCACTACTACACGACGCTCACGATCTACGACGACGTCACCGGGCTGCCGGTCGCGATGATGGACTGCGGCCGGATCGGCTCGCTGCGCACCCCGGCCGTCTCCGCGCTGCTGGCCCGGGAGTGCGCGCGGCCCGGCGCCCGCAGCGCGCTCGTCATCGGCACCGGCACCCAGGGCCGCCTGGCGCTGCCCTTCCTGCTCACCACGCTGCCGGACCTGGACCGGCTCATGGTGTACGGCACGCACCCGGACGGCCTCGCCGCGGTGCGCGAGCGGCTCCACCACTACTTCCCCGAGCGGGAGGTGGAGGTCGTGGACGACGTACGGGCCGCCGCGGCGGACGCCGACGTGGTGGTCGCCACGGCCGGACAGCACACGCCCGCCGCCGTCGAGGCCGCCGACCTGAAGCCGGGCGCGCTGTCGATCCTGGTCGGCCACGGCATCGCCCCGTCGACCCTGCACGAGGCGGACCGCGTGGTCGCCACCAGCGAGGCGCAGATGAAGGTCACGGGCACCGACATGGCCGACGCGGACGGCACCTTCCCGCCGGTGGACGCGGAGTTCCCCGAGGTCGTGGCGGGCCGGGCCGAGGGCCGGCGCTCCGCCGACGAGCGGATCTTCGCCTACAACAGCGGTCTGGTCGTCACCGACATCGCGCTCGGGCACCGCTTCGCGCAGCTGGCCGTCGAACAGGGCCTGGGAACGCGGGTGCCGCTGTGGCAGTGA
- a CDS encoding TauD/TfdA family dioxygenase, translating into MPTGAVPLRQFAPHDVDELTDTAHKILAESGSSAGRPELLRRVATAAARLDETILHICRPVDTDDGLYVLRGLPVDDAGIGPTPSGWDTAGDRAAAWDVLLLLLAAAMGHPIAWEGQQEGRFVHNIVPSPGHEQEQTGASSTVLLSPHTEDAFHPGRAHLLLLACMRNHDAVATTAASIRKVRLSADDLALLSRPVLPILPDDAYAEARSFAGAPPKVPALWQTEAGPTLRYDPAYTPLDEAPADYRAAYERLTAELERVSVAVALEPGDVLVVDNDLVVHGRVPFKARYDGTDRWLKRASVRVPGRRSRPLSEADEHGYGQAALVAHI; encoded by the coding sequence ATGCCCACGGGAGCCGTACCCCTCCGCCAGTTCGCCCCGCACGACGTCGACGAACTGACCGACACCGCCCACAAGATCCTTGCCGAGTCCGGCAGTTCGGCCGGACGGCCCGAGCTGCTCCGCCGGGTCGCGACCGCCGCGGCCCGCCTTGACGAAACGATCCTGCACATCTGCCGCCCCGTCGACACGGACGACGGCCTGTACGTCCTGCGCGGACTGCCCGTCGACGACGCCGGCATCGGCCCCACGCCCTCCGGCTGGGACACCGCCGGCGACCGCGCCGCCGCCTGGGACGTGCTCCTGCTGCTGCTCGCCGCGGCCATGGGCCACCCCATCGCCTGGGAGGGCCAGCAGGAGGGCCGGTTCGTGCACAACATCGTGCCCTCGCCCGGCCACGAGCAGGAGCAGACGGGTGCCAGCAGCACCGTGCTGCTCAGCCCGCACACCGAGGACGCCTTCCACCCCGGCCGCGCCCATCTGCTGCTGCTCGCCTGCATGCGCAACCACGACGCCGTCGCCACCACCGCCGCCAGCATCCGCAAGGTCCGCCTCTCCGCGGACGACCTGGCGCTGCTGTCCCGCCCGGTCCTGCCGATCCTCCCGGACGACGCCTACGCCGAGGCGCGCTCCTTCGCCGGAGCACCTCCGAAGGTCCCGGCCCTGTGGCAGACCGAGGCCGGCCCCACCCTGCGCTACGACCCCGCCTACACCCCGCTCGACGAGGCACCGGCCGACTACCGCGCCGCCTACGAGCGGCTCACCGCCGAACTGGAACGCGTCTCGGTCGCCGTCGCCCTGGAACCCGGTGACGTCCTGGTCGTCGACAACGACCTGGTCGTGCACGGCCGCGTGCCGTTCAAGGCCCGCTACGACGGCACCGACCGCTGGCTCAAGCGCGCCTCGGTGCGCGTGCCCGGCCGCCGCAGCCGCCCCCTGTCCGAGGCGGACGAGCACGGATACGGGCAGGCCGCGCTGGTGGCCCACATCTGA